A single Fusobacterium simiae DNA region contains:
- a CDS encoding MarR family winged helix-turn-helix transcriptional regulator, with the protein MKIERTYARRLTTAIFKINGIENSIDKKVGIGYAELCLMYALDDGLPHSQKQISEEWEISKTTLNTIVKRWEREGILILNKIPGKRREMEISLTDIGLKKAKEALKRVYLAEEFAIKETIKKYSDMFIEVLEFYAESLKKISENLDIEEE; encoded by the coding sequence ATGAAAATTGAAAGAACTTATGCTAGACGTTTAACTACTGCAATATTTAAAATAAATGGTATTGAAAATTCCATTGATAAAAAAGTAGGAATTGGTTATGCTGAACTTTGTCTGATGTATGCTCTGGATGATGGCTTACCTCATTCACAAAAGCAAATTTCAGAAGAGTGGGAAATTTCAAAAACTACATTAAATACAATAGTAAAGCGTTGGGAAAGAGAAGGAATTCTTATTTTAAATAAAATTCCTGGTAAACGTAGAGAAATGGAAATAAGTTTAACTGACATTGGTCTTAAAAAAGCAAAAGAAGCTCTTAAAAGAGTTTATTTAGCAGAAGAATTTGCAATAAAAGAAACTATTAAAAAATATTCTGATATGTTTATTGAAGTTTTAGAATTTTATGCAGAATCATTAAAAAAAATAAGTGAAAATTTAGATATTGAAGAAGAATAA